In Chthonomonadales bacterium, a single genomic region encodes these proteins:
- a CDS encoding GIY-YIG nuclease family protein: protein MPDHFFPPRPAARPTIYAYEDTHPQYAGLLKVGYTTRDARERVAAQYPTLRPGEPPYRIRVEEPAMRNDGTAFADRDVHRVLRDRGFQNPEGEWFRCRPEDVCAAVVALCEGREVERTRDWSFTMRDEQRRAVEVTAAYFERAAKEDPTRAPHFLWNAKMRFGKTFAAYQLARRMGWRRLLVLTFKPAVQSAWEEDLARHVDFEGWQFIRPGGLSHEEADRERPFVCFGSFQDYLGRNPSTRGIKTKNEWVHALNWDCVVLDEYHYGAWRENARDLFEAEGQQEIAFGEGEDIELYDEDVMPITTSAYLYLSGTPFRAIASGEFIEDQIFNWTYSDEQRAKAAWEGDENPYASLPRMVLMTYQMPASIRDIALQGEFDTFDLNTFFAASGAGSKAVFRHADDVQKWLDLIRGAFLETTVDNLKLGAQKPPMPYSDARLLDVLSHTLWFLPSVASCHAMANLLKRRQNRFYHDYRVVVAAGNEAGMGAAALQPVLEAMGDPLETKTITLSCAKLTTGVTVRPWAGILMLRDSSSPETYFQAAFRVQSPWTIANPDGQSPNRVDVLKEECYVFDFAPDRALRQIAEYGCRLSVQEGTPEAKVAEFIRFLPVLAYDGSSMRQVDASGILDMAMSGTTATLLARRWESALLVNVDNDTLRRLISDPRAMAALESIEGFRNLNQEIETVINRSEAVKRARKEANDRELSAAERKQLTDAEKEYKSKRKQIQEKLIKFATRVPVFMYLTDYRERTLRDVITQLEPDLFKRVTGLDVPDFELLVSLGVFNSALMNDAVFKFKRYEDPSLAYTGLTRHDEETIGLYDTTIRRSDAMRVFENMAHFDGGATSPP from the coding sequence ATGCCTGACCACTTCTTCCCCCCGCGACCGGCGGCGCGGCCGACCATCTATGCCTACGAGGACACGCACCCCCAGTACGCGGGCCTCCTGAAGGTCGGCTACACGACCCGCGACGCGCGGGAGCGGGTGGCCGCGCAGTACCCCACGCTCCGGCCGGGGGAGCCGCCGTACCGCATCCGGGTGGAGGAGCCGGCGATGCGCAACGACGGCACGGCGTTCGCGGACCGGGACGTGCACCGCGTGCTCCGCGACCGCGGCTTCCAGAACCCGGAGGGCGAGTGGTTCCGGTGCCGGCCGGAGGACGTCTGCGCGGCGGTCGTCGCGCTCTGCGAGGGCCGCGAGGTCGAGCGCACGCGCGACTGGAGCTTCACGATGCGCGACGAGCAGCGCAGGGCGGTCGAGGTCACGGCGGCCTACTTCGAGCGGGCCGCGAAGGAGGACCCGACGCGGGCGCCCCACTTCCTCTGGAACGCCAAGATGCGCTTCGGCAAGACCTTCGCCGCCTACCAACTCGCCCGGCGAATGGGCTGGCGGCGCTTGCTGGTGCTCACCTTCAAGCCCGCCGTACAGAGCGCGTGGGAGGAAGACCTGGCGCGGCACGTGGACTTCGAGGGGTGGCAGTTCATCCGGCCGGGCGGCCTCTCCCACGAGGAGGCCGACCGGGAACGGCCGTTCGTCTGCTTCGGGTCGTTCCAGGACTACCTGGGCCGTAATCCCAGCACGCGCGGGATCAAGACGAAGAACGAGTGGGTCCACGCGCTCAACTGGGACTGCGTGGTTCTGGACGAGTACCATTACGGGGCGTGGCGGGAGAACGCCAGAGACCTCTTCGAGGCGGAGGGCCAGCAGGAGATCGCCTTCGGCGAGGGCGAGGACATCGAGCTCTACGACGAGGACGTCATGCCCATCACGACGAGCGCCTACCTCTACCTGTCCGGGACGCCGTTCCGGGCCATCGCGTCGGGCGAGTTCATCGAGGACCAGATATTCAACTGGACCTACTCGGACGAGCAGCGCGCGAAGGCGGCGTGGGAGGGCGATGAAAACCCCTACGCGAGCCTGCCGCGAATGGTCCTCATGACCTACCAGATGCCGGCCTCCATCCGGGACATCGCGTTGCAGGGCGAGTTCGACACGTTCGACCTCAACACGTTCTTTGCCGCGAGCGGCGCGGGCTCAAAGGCCGTGTTCCGGCACGCGGACGACGTGCAGAAGTGGCTGGACCTCATCCGCGGGGCGTTCCTGGAGACCACGGTGGACAACCTGAAGCTCGGGGCCCAGAAGCCGCCGATGCCCTACTCCGACGCCCGGTTGCTGGACGTGCTGTCGCACACGCTCTGGTTCCTGCCCAGCGTGGCCTCCTGCCATGCCATGGCCAACCTGCTCAAGAGGCGGCAGAACCGGTTCTACCACGACTACAGGGTGGTCGTGGCGGCGGGCAACGAGGCCGGCATGGGCGCTGCCGCGCTTCAGCCCGTGCTGGAGGCAATGGGTGACCCGCTGGAGACGAAGACGATCACCCTGTCGTGCGCCAAGCTGACAACCGGCGTCACGGTCCGCCCCTGGGCGGGAATCCTGATGCTGCGAGACTCGTCCAGCCCGGAGACCTACTTCCAGGCAGCTTTCCGCGTGCAGTCTCCCTGGACGATCGCCAACCCCGATGGCCAGAGCCCGAACCGCGTGGACGTGCTGAAGGAAGAGTGCTACGTCTTCGACTTCGCCCCCGACCGCGCGCTGCGCCAGATCGCGGAGTACGGTTGTCGCCTGAGCGTGCAGGAGGGAACTCCGGAGGCGAAGGTCGCGGAGTTCATCCGGTTCCTGCCCGTGCTGGCCTACGACGGCAGCTCGATGAGGCAGGTGGACGCCTCCGGCATCCTTGACATGGCGATGAGCGGCACCACGGCGACTCTGCTGGCGCGCCGGTGGGAGAGCGCGCTACTGGTGAACGTGGACAACGACACGCTGCGGCGGCTGATCAGCGACCCGCGGGCGATGGCGGCACTCGAGAGCATCGAGGGCTTTCGGAACCTGAACCAGGAGATCGAAACGGTCATCAACAGGTCGGAAGCCGTCAAGAGGGCGCGCAAGGAGGCCAACGACAGGGAACTCTCCGCGGCGGAGCGCAAGCAACTGACGGACGCCGAGAAGGAGTACAAGAGCAAGCGGAAGCAGATCCAGGAGAAGCTGATCAAGTTCGCCACCCGTGTACCCGTCTTCATGTACCTCACGGACTACCGCGAGCGCACCCTGCGCGATGTCATCACCCAGTTGGAGCCAGACCTCTTCAAGAGGGTGACGGGCCTGGATGTCCCCGACTTTGAGCTGCTGGTGAGCCTGGGCGTCTTCAACAGCGCCCTGATGAACGACGCGGTGTTCAAGTTCAAGCGCTACGAGGACCCGAGCCTTGCTTACACCGGCCTCACGAGACATGACGAGGAGACGATCGGCCTCTACGACACGACGATCCGGCGTTCGGACGCGATGCGCGTCTTTGAGAACATGGCCCATTTCGATGGCGGGGCCACGTCGCCACCGTGA
- a CDS encoding DUF86 domain-containing protein, giving the protein MRPETRQNLADARAAAEEARVLAAGAWQESRITSLAVERLLMIVGQAFVRTRWSEPAVLDEIADAYKVIGMRNVLVHGYDALDPARIRDAVEKSLPALIAELDALLGAEIDA; this is encoded by the coding sequence ATGCGGCCTGAGACGCGCCAGAACCTGGCCGATGCGCGGGCCGCCGCCGAGGAGGCGCGGGTTCTCGCGGCGGGCGCTTGGCAAGAGAGCCGGATCACCTCGCTGGCCGTGGAGCGCCTGCTGATGATCGTCGGCCAGGCGTTCGTTCGGACACGATGGTCCGAGCCCGCCGTGCTCGACGAGATCGCTGACGCTTACAAGGTGATCGGCATGAGGAACGTCCTCGTACACGGCTACGACGCCCTCGATCCGGCACGCATCCGCGACGCCGTGGAGAAGAGCCTCCCCGCACTCATCGCGGAACTGGATGCCCTCCTGGGAGCTGAGATCGATGCCTGA